One genomic segment of Musa acuminata AAA Group cultivar baxijiao chromosome BXJ3-3, Cavendish_Baxijiao_AAA, whole genome shotgun sequence includes these proteins:
- the LOC135633980 gene encoding protein argonaute 1B-like isoform X1, whose protein sequence is MVRKRRTELPGSRENIETRESIGSSHPAVPTHRLETNPTSQQQRAGAGHGWVPSNPLLPQQAGRGSAGYQGHGGRRPHGVPAPQQPGAPAYEYQVHCGPLPSGAMPPQRQHGVWQVSGSVPGRSGVSPSAAGPSRPPAPELHQAMQAPYQVAQASLSQGRSPWHHETSSAQIATSFEQISVQDTATSSQDIQPVVSPPSSSKSIRFPLRPGKGSFGDKCVVKANHFLAELPDRDLHQYDVSITPEVASRGVNRAVMEQLVRLYRESYLGGRLPAYDGRKSLYTAGPLPFASREFHITLTDGEDGTDIKRHQRTFRVVIKFAARADLHHLEMFLTGRQPDAPQEALQVLDIVLRELPTARYLPVGRSFYSPDLGRRQSLTEGLESWRGFYQSIRPTQMGLSLNIDMCSTAFIEPLHVIDYVTQLLNRDVRSRPLSDADRVKIKKALRGVKVEVTHRGNMRRKYRISGLTLQATRELTFPVDERGTMKYVVQYFQDTYGFTIQHTNLPCLQVGNTQRPNYLPMEVCKIVDGQRYSKRLNEKQITALLRVTCQRPHEREHDIIQTVHQNAYHEDPYAKEFGIKISQKLASVEARILPAPWLKYHDTGREKDCLPRIGQWNMMNKKMVNGGRVNNWTCINFSRNVYENVAHGFCHELAKMCQISGMEFALEPVLPPLSARPDQVERALKSCYHDAMNILQPLGKELDLLIVILPDNNGPLYGDLKRICETDLGLVSQCCLTKHVFKKNKQYLANVALKINVKVGGRNTVLMDALSRRIPLVSDRPTIIFGADVTHPHPGEDSSPSIAAVVASQDWPEITKYAGLVSAQAHRQELIQDLFKVWQDPHRGTVTGGMIKDLLISFKRSTGIKPQRIIFYRDGVSEGQFYQVLLYELDAIRKACASLEPNYQPPVTFVVVQKRHHTRLFANNYNDQRSIDKSGNILPGTVVDSKICHPTEFDFYLCSHAGIQGTSRPAHYHVLWDENKFTADALQTLTNNLCYTYARCTRSVSIVPPAYYAHLAAFRARFYMEPETSDSGSRASGPAGRGSLASGPRSSTRVHGSGSVRPLPALKDNVKKVMFYC, encoded by the exons ATGGTGAGAAAACGGAGAACTGAACTTCCTGGATCTAGGGAGAACATAGAAACTAGAGAGAGTATTGGCAGCAGTCATCCAGCTGTGCCCACTCACCGGTTGGAGACGAATCCGACTTCCCAGCAACAGAGAGCTGGGGCGGGACATGGTTGGGTTCCATCAAACCCTCTTCTACCCCAACAAGCAGGCCGAGGTAGTGCAGGATATCAGGGGCACGGTGGACGGCGGCCCCATGGAGTCCCAGCACCACAGCAGCCTGGTGCACCAGCTTACGAGTACCAAGTTCATTGTGGGCCTCTGCCCAGTGGCGCAATGCCACCTCAGCGACAACATGGTGTATGGCAGGTTAGTGGCAGTGTACCTGGTAGAAGTGGGGTAAGCCCCTCAGCTGCaggtccatcgaggccaccagctccCGAGCTGCACCAAGCAATGCAAGCTCCTTATCAAGTTGCCCAAGCATCATTGTCACAGGGGAGGTCACCATGGCACCATGAGACTTCCTCTGCTCAAATTGCAACATCATTTGAACAGATTTCTGTTCAAGATACAGCTACATCAAGCCAAGATATCCAGCCAGTGGTTTCACCGCCGTCTTCAAGTAAGTCTATCAGATTTCCATTGCGCCCTGGAAAAGGTAGCTTTGGTGACAAATGTGTggtgaaggccaatcactttTTGGCTGAACTACCTGACAGGGACCTTCATCAATACGAT GTTTCGATTACACCAGAAGTTGCATCCCGGGGTGTCAATCGTGCTGTGATGGAACAGTTGGTCAGATTGTATAGGGAGTCTTATCTAGGAGGGCGCCTTCCTGCTTATGATGGCAGGAAGAGTCTCTATACAGCTGGTCCATTGCCTTTTGCCTCAAGAGAGTTCCACATCACTCTTACTGATGGGGAAGATGGCACAGACATCAAAAG ACACCAGAGGACATTCAGAGTTGTTATCAAGTTTGCTGCCCGTGCAGATCTTCACCATCTCGAGATGTTTTTAACTGGGAGGCAGCCCGATGCTCCGCAGGAAGcactgcaagttcttgatatcgttCTGCGTGAACTGCCAACGGCTAG ATATCTCCCTGTTGGTCGTTCCTTTTATTCTCCTGATCTAGGAAGAAGGCAGTCACTCACTGAGGGATTAGAAAGTTGGCGGGGCTTTTATCAAAGCATCCGTCCAACACAAATGGGCCTCTCTTTAAATATTG ACATGTGTTCCACTGCTTTCATCGAGCCTCTTCATGTCATCGACTATGTCACCCAGCTTTTGAATAGGGATGTCCGTTCAAGACCATTGTCAGATGCTGACCGTGTAAAG ATTAAGAAGGCTCTCAGAGGAGTAAAAGTTGAGGTTACTCATCGTGGAAATATGCGCCGAAAATATCGCATATCTGGTTTAACTTTGCAGGCAACTAGAGAGCTCAC ctTCCCCGTTGATGAGAGGGGGACGATGAAATATGTTGTGCAATATTTTCAAGACACATATGGATTTACCATCCAGCACACAAATCTGCCATGCCTGCAAGTTGGTAACACACAAAGACCAAATTACCTGCCTATGGAG GTTTGTAAGATTGTGGATGGGCAGAGATACTCCAAGCGCTTGAATGAGAAACAAATAACTGCTCTTCTGAGGGTGACATGTCAACGCCCTCATGAACGGGAGCATGACATTATTCAG ACGGTTCATCAAAATGCGTATCATGAAGACCCTTATGCTAAAGAATTTGGCATCAAGATCAGTCAGAAACTTGCATCAGTTGAGGCACGAATATTACCAGCTCCTTGG CTCAAATACCATGATACAGGTAGAGAGAAGGATTGCTTGCCAAGAATTGGCCAATGGAATATGATGAATAAG AAAATGGTGAATGGTGGGAGAGTGAACAACTGGACATGTATCAACTTTTCACGAAATGTTTATGAAAATGTTGCTCATGGATTCTGTCACGAGCTTGCCAAGATGTGCCAGATATCTGGAATG GAATTTGCTCTAGAACCTGTGCTTCCTCCACTTAGTGCACGGCCCGATCAAGTGGAAAGAGCTCTAAAGTCATGCTATCATGATGCAATGAACATACTCCAACCTCTTGGCAAGGAACTTGATTTGCTCATTGTGATATTGCCTGATAATAATGGTCCACTCTATG GTGATCTGAAAAGGATATGTGAGACAGATCTTGGATTAGTTTCACAGTGCTGTTTGACTAAGCATGTTTTTAAGAAGAATAAGCAGTATCTTGCCAATGTGGCTCTGAAGATAAATGTGAAG GTTGGAGGTAGAAACACTGTCCTGATGGATGCTTTGTCAAGGCGTATACCTCTTGTTAGTGATAGACCTACCATTATATTTGGTGCTGATGTAACCCATCCTCATCCTGGAGAGGATTCAAGTCCATCTATTGCAGCT GTTGTTGCTTCTCAAGATTGGCCTGAGATAACAAAGTATGCTGGTTTGGTGAGTGCTCAGGCCCATCGTCAAGAGTTGATCCAAGATCTGTTTAAAGTCTGGCAAGATCCTCATCGGGGAACCGTCACTGGTGGCATGATTAA GGATCTTCTCATTTCGTTTAAAAGATCTACTGGAATAAAGCCACAGCGAATTATATTTTACAG GGATGGAGTTAGTGAGGGGCAATTTTATCAAGTTTTACTTTATGAACTAGATGCCATCAGGAAG GCTTGTGCTTCATTGGAACCAAACTATCAACCACCAGTAACTTTTGTGGTGGTTCAAAAGCGTCACCACACCAGGCTCTTTGCCAATAACTATAATGATCAGCGCTCTATTGATAAGAGTGGAAATATTTTGCCTG GTACTGTTGTTGATTCTAAGATCTGCCATCCAACAGAGTTTGACTTCTATTTGTGTAGTCATGCTGGGATCCAA GGTACAAGCCGACCGGCTCATTACCATGTCTTATGGGATGAAAACAAATTCACGGCAGATGCTTTACAAACCCTAACCAACAACCTCTGTTACAC CTATGCAAGATGCACACGATCTGTATCGATTG TGCCACCTGCATATTACGCTCATCTGGCTGCCTTCCGAGCCCGATTCTATATGGAACCGGAGACATCAGATAGTGGCTCCAGGGCTAGTGGACCGGCAGGGCGTGGATCTCTGGCCAGCGGACCAAGGAGTAGTACGAGGGTCCATGGCAGTGGAAGTGTTAGACCCCTTCCTGCTTTGAAAGATAACGTGAAGAAGGTCATGTTCTACTGTTAA
- the LOC135633980 gene encoding protein argonaute 1B-like isoform X2, producing the protein MVRKRRTELPGSRENIETRESIGSSHPAVPTHRLETNPTSQQQRAGAGHGWVPSNPLLPQQAGRGSAGYQGHGGRRPHGVPAPQQPGAPAYEYQVHCGPLPSGAMPPQRQHGVWQVSGSVPGRSGVSPSAAGPSRPPAPELHQAMQAPYQVAQASLSQGRSPWHHETSSAQIATSFEQISVQDTATSSQDIQPVVSPPSSSKSIRFPLRPGKGSFGDKCVVKANHFLAELPDRDLHQYDVSITPEVASRGVNRAVMEQLVRLYRESYLGGRLPAYDGRKSLYTAGPLPFASREFHITLTDGEDGTDIKRHQRTFRVVIKFAARADLHHLEMFLTGRQPDAPQEALQVLDIVLRELPTARYLPVGRSFYSPDLGRRQSLTEGLESWRGFYQSIRPTQMGLSLNIDMCSTAFIEPLHVIDYVTQLLNRDVRSRPLSDADRVKIKKALRGVKVEVTHRGNMRRKYRISGLTLQATRELTFPVDERGTMKYVVQYFQDTYGFTIQHTNLPCLQVGNTQRPNYLPMETVHQNAYHEDPYAKEFGIKISQKLASVEARILPAPWLKYHDTGREKDCLPRIGQWNMMNKKMVNGGRVNNWTCINFSRNVYENVAHGFCHELAKMCQISGMEFALEPVLPPLSARPDQVERALKSCYHDAMNILQPLGKELDLLIVILPDNNGPLYGDLKRICETDLGLVSQCCLTKHVFKKNKQYLANVALKINVKVGGRNTVLMDALSRRIPLVSDRPTIIFGADVTHPHPGEDSSPSIAAVVASQDWPEITKYAGLVSAQAHRQELIQDLFKVWQDPHRGTVTGGMIKDLLISFKRSTGIKPQRIIFYRDGVSEGQFYQVLLYELDAIRKACASLEPNYQPPVTFVVVQKRHHTRLFANNYNDQRSIDKSGNILPGTVVDSKICHPTEFDFYLCSHAGIQGTSRPAHYHVLWDENKFTADALQTLTNNLCYTYARCTRSVSIVPPAYYAHLAAFRARFYMEPETSDSGSRASGPAGRGSLASGPRSSTRVHGSGSVRPLPALKDNVKKVMFYC; encoded by the exons ATGGTGAGAAAACGGAGAACTGAACTTCCTGGATCTAGGGAGAACATAGAAACTAGAGAGAGTATTGGCAGCAGTCATCCAGCTGTGCCCACTCACCGGTTGGAGACGAATCCGACTTCCCAGCAACAGAGAGCTGGGGCGGGACATGGTTGGGTTCCATCAAACCCTCTTCTACCCCAACAAGCAGGCCGAGGTAGTGCAGGATATCAGGGGCACGGTGGACGGCGGCCCCATGGAGTCCCAGCACCACAGCAGCCTGGTGCACCAGCTTACGAGTACCAAGTTCATTGTGGGCCTCTGCCCAGTGGCGCAATGCCACCTCAGCGACAACATGGTGTATGGCAGGTTAGTGGCAGTGTACCTGGTAGAAGTGGGGTAAGCCCCTCAGCTGCaggtccatcgaggccaccagctccCGAGCTGCACCAAGCAATGCAAGCTCCTTATCAAGTTGCCCAAGCATCATTGTCACAGGGGAGGTCACCATGGCACCATGAGACTTCCTCTGCTCAAATTGCAACATCATTTGAACAGATTTCTGTTCAAGATACAGCTACATCAAGCCAAGATATCCAGCCAGTGGTTTCACCGCCGTCTTCAAGTAAGTCTATCAGATTTCCATTGCGCCCTGGAAAAGGTAGCTTTGGTGACAAATGTGTggtgaaggccaatcactttTTGGCTGAACTACCTGACAGGGACCTTCATCAATACGAT GTTTCGATTACACCAGAAGTTGCATCCCGGGGTGTCAATCGTGCTGTGATGGAACAGTTGGTCAGATTGTATAGGGAGTCTTATCTAGGAGGGCGCCTTCCTGCTTATGATGGCAGGAAGAGTCTCTATACAGCTGGTCCATTGCCTTTTGCCTCAAGAGAGTTCCACATCACTCTTACTGATGGGGAAGATGGCACAGACATCAAAAG ACACCAGAGGACATTCAGAGTTGTTATCAAGTTTGCTGCCCGTGCAGATCTTCACCATCTCGAGATGTTTTTAACTGGGAGGCAGCCCGATGCTCCGCAGGAAGcactgcaagttcttgatatcgttCTGCGTGAACTGCCAACGGCTAG ATATCTCCCTGTTGGTCGTTCCTTTTATTCTCCTGATCTAGGAAGAAGGCAGTCACTCACTGAGGGATTAGAAAGTTGGCGGGGCTTTTATCAAAGCATCCGTCCAACACAAATGGGCCTCTCTTTAAATATTG ACATGTGTTCCACTGCTTTCATCGAGCCTCTTCATGTCATCGACTATGTCACCCAGCTTTTGAATAGGGATGTCCGTTCAAGACCATTGTCAGATGCTGACCGTGTAAAG ATTAAGAAGGCTCTCAGAGGAGTAAAAGTTGAGGTTACTCATCGTGGAAATATGCGCCGAAAATATCGCATATCTGGTTTAACTTTGCAGGCAACTAGAGAGCTCAC ctTCCCCGTTGATGAGAGGGGGACGATGAAATATGTTGTGCAATATTTTCAAGACACATATGGATTTACCATCCAGCACACAAATCTGCCATGCCTGCAAGTTGGTAACACACAAAGACCAAATTACCTGCCTATGGAG ACGGTTCATCAAAATGCGTATCATGAAGACCCTTATGCTAAAGAATTTGGCATCAAGATCAGTCAGAAACTTGCATCAGTTGAGGCACGAATATTACCAGCTCCTTGG CTCAAATACCATGATACAGGTAGAGAGAAGGATTGCTTGCCAAGAATTGGCCAATGGAATATGATGAATAAG AAAATGGTGAATGGTGGGAGAGTGAACAACTGGACATGTATCAACTTTTCACGAAATGTTTATGAAAATGTTGCTCATGGATTCTGTCACGAGCTTGCCAAGATGTGCCAGATATCTGGAATG GAATTTGCTCTAGAACCTGTGCTTCCTCCACTTAGTGCACGGCCCGATCAAGTGGAAAGAGCTCTAAAGTCATGCTATCATGATGCAATGAACATACTCCAACCTCTTGGCAAGGAACTTGATTTGCTCATTGTGATATTGCCTGATAATAATGGTCCACTCTATG GTGATCTGAAAAGGATATGTGAGACAGATCTTGGATTAGTTTCACAGTGCTGTTTGACTAAGCATGTTTTTAAGAAGAATAAGCAGTATCTTGCCAATGTGGCTCTGAAGATAAATGTGAAG GTTGGAGGTAGAAACACTGTCCTGATGGATGCTTTGTCAAGGCGTATACCTCTTGTTAGTGATAGACCTACCATTATATTTGGTGCTGATGTAACCCATCCTCATCCTGGAGAGGATTCAAGTCCATCTATTGCAGCT GTTGTTGCTTCTCAAGATTGGCCTGAGATAACAAAGTATGCTGGTTTGGTGAGTGCTCAGGCCCATCGTCAAGAGTTGATCCAAGATCTGTTTAAAGTCTGGCAAGATCCTCATCGGGGAACCGTCACTGGTGGCATGATTAA GGATCTTCTCATTTCGTTTAAAAGATCTACTGGAATAAAGCCACAGCGAATTATATTTTACAG GGATGGAGTTAGTGAGGGGCAATTTTATCAAGTTTTACTTTATGAACTAGATGCCATCAGGAAG GCTTGTGCTTCATTGGAACCAAACTATCAACCACCAGTAACTTTTGTGGTGGTTCAAAAGCGTCACCACACCAGGCTCTTTGCCAATAACTATAATGATCAGCGCTCTATTGATAAGAGTGGAAATATTTTGCCTG GTACTGTTGTTGATTCTAAGATCTGCCATCCAACAGAGTTTGACTTCTATTTGTGTAGTCATGCTGGGATCCAA GGTACAAGCCGACCGGCTCATTACCATGTCTTATGGGATGAAAACAAATTCACGGCAGATGCTTTACAAACCCTAACCAACAACCTCTGTTACAC CTATGCAAGATGCACACGATCTGTATCGATTG TGCCACCTGCATATTACGCTCATCTGGCTGCCTTCCGAGCCCGATTCTATATGGAACCGGAGACATCAGATAGTGGCTCCAGGGCTAGTGGACCGGCAGGGCGTGGATCTCTGGCCAGCGGACCAAGGAGTAGTACGAGGGTCCATGGCAGTGGAAGTGTTAGACCCCTTCCTGCTTTGAAAGATAACGTGAAGAAGGTCATGTTCTACTGTTAA
- the LOC135633981 gene encoding protein DJ-1 homolog D-like: protein MAKKVLLLCGDYAEDYEVMVPFQALQAYGVAVDAVCPGKKAGDVCRTAVHQASGHQTYSESRGHNFMLNASFGEIEVSKYDGLVIPGGRAPEYLAMNESVVELVKKFSDSAKPIASVCHGQLILAAANLVKDRKCTAYPPVKPALLAAGAHWIEPETMSKCVSDGNLITGATYDSHPEFIRLFVEALGGSITGSDKRILFICGDYMEDYEVMVPFQSLQALGCHVDAVCPKKGAGENCPTAIHDFEGDQTYSEKPGHDFTLTASFEGLDASIYDALVIPGGRAPEYLALDEEVITLVKKFMNGGKPVASICHGQQILSAAGVLKGKKCTAYPAVKLNVVLGGATWLEPDPIDRCFTDGNLVTGAAWPGHPEFISQLMALLGIKVSF from the exons atggCGAAGAAGGTTCTGCTACTGTGCGGCGACTATGCGGAGGACTACGAG GTTATGGTTCCGTTTCAAGCGCTTCAAGCGTATGGCGTCGCTGTCGACGCGGTTTGCCCCGGAAAGAAGGCCGGCGACGTGTGTCGCACCGCCGTCCATCAGGCTTCCGGTCACCAG ACATATTCTGAATCAAGAGGTCACAATTTCATGCTTAATGCATCATTTGGTGAGATTGAAGTGAGCAAATATGATGGATTAGTTATTCCTGGAGGTCGGGCACCGGAATATCTTGCGATGAATGAGTCAGTTGTGGAGTTAGTTAAAAAGTTTTCTGATTCAGCCAAGCCAATTGCATCAGTTTGCCATGGTCAGTTGATATTGGCAGCTGCAAATTTGGTTAAAGACCGGAAATGCACAGCCTATCCCCCTGTGAAGCCTGCCTTGCTTGCTGCTGGAGCTCACTGGATAGAACCAGAGACGATGTCAAAATGTGTCTCTGATGGTAATCTTATTACAGGAGCAACATATGATAGCCATCCTGAGTTTATCCGCCTTTTTGTTGAAGCACTAGGAGGTTCTATTACAGGCTCAGATAAGCGAATTCTGTTTATTTGTGGG GATTACATGGAGGATTATGAGGTTATGGTTCCATTTCAGTCACTGCAAGCTCTTGGTTGTCATGTTGATGCAGTCTGCCCAAAGAAAGGTGCTGGTGAAAATTGTCCAACCGCCATCCATGACTTTGAGGGTGATCAAACTTATAGTGAAAAGCCTGGACATGATTTCACCTTGACAGCATCATTTGAAGGCTTGGATGCTTCTATCTATGATGCCCTAGTGATACCTGGTGGGCGAGCACCCGAATATCTTGCATTAGATGAGGAAGTTATTACTTTGGTGAAGAAGTTTATGAATGGTGGAAAGCCTGTTGCATCAATTTGCCATGGCCAACAGATATTGTCTGCTGCTGGGGTTTTGAAG GGGAAGAAATGCACAGCATACCCGGCTGTGAAGCTGAATGTGGTACTGGGAGGAGCCACATGGTTGGAACCAGACCCGATCGACCGATGCTTTACCGACGGCAACTTAGTCACTGGTGCTGCTTGGCCTGGGCACCCCGAGTTCATCTCTCAGCTCATGGCTTTGCTTGGTATAAAAGTCTCCTTCTAA